Proteins found in one Quercus robur chromosome 2, dhQueRobu3.1, whole genome shotgun sequence genomic segment:
- the LOC126715873 gene encoding serine/threonine-protein phosphatase 7 long form homolog, protein MEPRIDEELEVLDPGPRERSLLTRQPYHRSEAIWNGEDSGPLTCRGRTKEMANIQMQDNRVIDIIKLLRLEGLFRAPSREIDNCLISALVERWRPETHSFHLPHGEMTITLEDVEVIFGLPIDGDVLVGPTAVVDDGGWRRLCTELLGFTPPNDNKTLVGQRILISRLVEAVAAPLPHDATEMQIHRYARCYMLALIGDKLFMDKSGDRVHLMFLDFMRNLRDPPHYSWGSGCLAWLYRELCRASEKGASQIGGACTLVQYWAWARLPFLCPRIEPPPGCDYGPWPYAPLAFKWVRVPSSKSRPSGMALVHYRELLVTMQPEQIVWQPYEAHFSHLPEFCVAGRDMWTARVPLLCFCIVERHHPDRVLRQFGLAQERPDHVVYDDRLHKIDLRGKVERNWREEHGPYIISWEMRRQQVCRAPPQIGEMPRNHAYYVWYRPVTRKYVDRNSAKLDIMIQSHLALLAMLPEGSQAHNHVRRILNNVAGLGGGPAVNEHANNGDETELAAAATPSTSAAPVSTPTRGHRATTSPSTSAARGRLRPATATPSTSAVRGRGRRATTPRVVTTLEMPPPIPQASPQHEIPSPIPYASPQPEVPSPSPPSQPNFDVSIDQNVTPPILPETPSYPHTGSSAPTPGLYIEQDYPPTTSSSDPLGSPVGIDTVEPHIDVPDLNPPHQASPPRGRPQHSRRAPTCGTGGHKIGHRGPAMHDDDPKVDAPQPPPPHKHYTRAKKHKIGEP, encoded by the exons ATGGAGCCTCGGATTGATGAGGAGTTAGAGGTCTTGGACCCCGGTCCGCGTGAGAGGTCATTGTTGACACGACAGCCATATCATCGATCAGAGGCCATTTGGAATGGCGAG GACTCGGGCCCACTTACGTGCCGTGGTCGCACTAAGGAGATGGCAAACATTCAGATGCAAGATAATCGAGTCATTGATATTATCAAATTGCTAAGGCTAGAAGGATTGTTTAGAGCCCCTTCAAGAGAGATAGACAATTGCCTAATATCGGCCCTAGTTGAGCGATGGCGGCCGGAGACTCATTCTTTCCATCTTCCACATGGTGAGATGACAATCACCCTAGAAGATGTGGAGGTAATTTTTGGACTTCCGATAGACGGTGACGTCTTGGTTGGGCCGACTGCTGTGGTGGATGATGGGGGTTGGAGGCGATTGTGTACGGAGTTGCTGGGTTTTACTCCGCCGAATGACAATAAAACATTGGTGGGGCAAAGAATTCTCATCAGCCGACTTGTTGAGGCCGTTGCAGCGCCATTGCCTCATGACGCAACGGAGATGCAGATACACCGGTATGCCCGGTGCTATATGTTAGCGCTAATAGGGGACAAACTTTTCATGGACAAGTCAGGAGATAGGGTGCATTTGATGTTCCTGGACTTCATGCGTAACCTTCGTGATCCGCCACATTATAGTTGGGGTAGTGGTTGCCTGGCCTGGTTATATAGGGAGTTGTGTCGGGCAAGCGAGAAAGGGGCATCGCAGATTGGTGGGGCGTGCACCTTGGTCCAGTATTGGGCATGGGCAAGGTTGCCATTCTTGTGCCCGAGGATAGAGCCCCCACCTGGATGTGATTATGGCCCATGGCCATATGCTCCACTTGCATTTAA gtgggtgcgggtgccaAGCTCGAAGAGTAGACCATCCGGCATGGCCTTGGTCCACTATCGCGAGCTATTAGTTACAATGCAACCAGAGCAG ATTGTGTGGCAGCCATACGAGGCACACTTCAGCCACCTTCCTGAGTTCTGCGTTGCAGGGAGGGATATGTGGACAGCAAGGGTGCCGCTTCTGTGTTTTTGCATAGTAGAGAGACACCACCCAGACCGTGTCCTTCGACAGTTTGGCTTGGCGCAGGAGCGGCCTGACCATGTTGTCTACGATGATAGGCTGCATAAAATCGACTTACGTGGGAAGGTGGAAAGGAATTGGAGGGAGGAGCATGGACCGTATATCATTTCTTGGGAAATGAGACGACAACAAGTTTGTCGTGCACCTCCTCAGATTGGTGAGATGCCCCGCAATCATGCCTATTACGTCTGGTACCGTCCGGTCACTCGAAAGTATGTCGACCGCAACAGCGCTAAATTAGATATTATG ATTCAAAGCCATTTAGCGCTGTTGGCGATGCTTCCTGAAGGCAGCCAAGCTCACAACCATGTCCGGCGTATCCTAAATAATGTGGCTGGCCTTGGTGGTGGTCCTGCAGTAAATGAGCATGCAAACAATGGGGATGAGACTGAACTAGCAGCTGCTGCAACCCCAAGCACAAGTGCAGCACCCGTAAGTACACCGACCCGTGGTCATCGTGCTACTACAAGCCCAAGCACAAGCGCAGCTAGGGGTCGTCTTCGGCCTGCTACAGCAACCCCAAGCACAAGTGCAGTTAGGGGCCGTGGTCGGCGTGCAACAACCCCTCGGGTTGTAACTACTCTTGAGATGCCTCCACCCATCCCGCAAGCATCTCCTCAGCATGAGATCCCTTCACCCATCCCATATGCATCTCCTCAGCCCGAGGTCCCTTCACCCAGCCCACCTTCGCAGCCCAATTTCGATGTCAGTATTGACCAAAATGTGACCCCTCCTATACTCCCCGAGACACCCTCATACCCACACACTGGCTCTAGTGCACCCACTCCTGGCCTCTACATAGAGCAGGATTACCCACCTACCACATCCTCATCTGACCCTCTAGGATCTCCGGTTGGGATTGACACTGTAGAGCCACATATTGATGTACCGGACCTTAATCCCCCTCATCAGGCCTCACCCCCACGAGGTAGACCGCAACACAGTAGAAGAGCACCCACGTGTGGGACAGGTGGACACAAAATAGGACACCGAGGCCCCGCTATG CACGATGATGACCCTAAGGTTGATGCCCCGCAGCCTCCTCCCCCACACAAACATTACACGAGggctaaaaaacacaaaattggtGAACCTTGA